The window GTTTTCCATTAGCTGTTTACTCTGCATGAAAACATAATAGCCCTATGCCTAAGAACTTAAGTGCCGGACTCTTAATGTACCGCCGGTTGCCCCAACAACCCAATGAGCTGCAATATTTTCTGGTGCACCCGGGCGGGCCTTACTTTACTCAAAAAGATAAGGGTTGGTGGGGCATTCCCAAAGGCCTGCCAAACGAAGGGGAGGAGCTGCTGCAGACTGCGCAGCGGGAGTTTCTGGAAGAGACTGGCATTAGCCCGGTAGCTCCGTTTCTGCCGCTGGAGAGCATTAAGCAAAAAGGCGGCAAAACAGTTTGGGCCTGGGCTTTTGAGGGTGCATGGGAGGAGGAGCAGGGTATTCAGTGCAATACGATGAAAATTGAGTGGCCTTACAAAAGTGGCAGGTGGCAGTCCTATCCCGAAGTAGACCAAGCCCGCTGGTTCTCTTACGAGGAGGCCTGCCGCTACATCAATGCTGCCCAAATCCCTTTTCTGGACAGGCTGAAGGCCCAAGTGGAGGTTAAGGGTTAGAAGTTAGAACTGACAGGGCCGAGCTT of the Flammeovirgaceae bacterium 311 genome contains:
- a CDS encoding hypothetical protein (COG4119 Predicted NTP pyrophosphohydrolase), whose translation is MYRRLPQQPNELQYFLVHPGGPYFTQKDKGWWGIPKGLPNEGEELLQTAQREFLEETGISPVAPFLPLESIKQKGGKTVWAWAFEGAWEEEQGIQCNTMKIEWPYKSGRWQSYPEVDQARWFSYEEACRYINAAQIPFLDRLKAQVEVKG